The following nucleotide sequence is from Psychroflexus torquis ATCC 700755.
GATTTAATATTAATAAGATAGCCTTTTACAAACCCTTCTAAGCAGTAAATAATTTGTTGATACAATTAAAATATGCACTTAACTTAAAAATCATTTAAAACTTTTATTACTTGATCTTGTTCTTCTCTAGTAATTACTGGACTTAATGGAATACTTAATACTTCCCGGTGTATTTGCTCCGTAATTGGGAAACTAAAACTATTCCAAGCTTTATAAGCTTGTTGTTTATGTGGTGGTATGGGGTAATGTATAACCGTCTGAATACCATTTACAGTTAAGTAGTCTTGAAGCTGATCTCTTTGTTCACAGCGAATAACGAATAAATGAAAAACATGATTGACGGTCTCTTTGTCCCATTTTGCTAAATTGATTTTGGGATTGGTAATGTGTTTAGAATAATAAGTCGCTGCTTTGCGACGCTTTATAATATCCTCATCTATATATTTCAGTTTAACATCAAGTATTGCAGCCTGTAATTCATCTAAGCGACTGTTAATACCTGGCAACGAATTATGATATTTTTTTTCACTCCCATAATTTCCTAATTGACCTATGAGTTTTGCAAGTTCCTTATCATTAGTGGTAACTGCACCCGCATCTCCTAAGGCCCCTAAATTTTTACCAGGATAAAATGAAAAACCGGCTGCTATGCCGAAACTACCTGCTTTTTTTCCATGCTCAGTCCGAGCACCATGTGCTTGTGCAGCGTCCTCTATTAATAATAAGTGGTTTTCTTCACAAAAGCTACTTATATCCTCAGCCAGTTGTCCATACAAATGAACACTTAAAATAGCTTTGGTACTATGTGTTATTTTTGATTTAACTCTATCTAAGCTTAAATTAAAACTAGTCTCATCAGGCTCTACTAAAACAGGTATTAAGCCGTTTTGAGTTAAAGCTAAAATACTTGCTATATAGGTATTTGCTGGCACAATGACTTCGTCACCTTCTTCTAGCTTTCCTTGTAAAATTAAGCCTCGAAAAATTAGAATTAAGGCATCCAATCCATTGGCAACACCTATACAATGATTGACACCGCAGTAGTTTGCGAAGTTAATTTCAAAGTCTTCAACTGCTTTACCTTTAATGTACCAACCTGAATCAATTACTTTCTTAATAGCTGCTTCTATTTCAGATTGGTATTGTAAATTAATGGCTTTTAAATCAAGAAATTTTATCATTATTTAAGTTTAATTAAATTTTCACTTTCATATTTATAATTGAAACCATCTTCACCAAGCAAAGCAACACTTACTCTAATACTATCAGGAGTGATATAACCAATTAACTTAGCTGGATTTCCTATGACAACTTGATGTGCTAAAACATTTTTAGTTACTACTGCGCCAGCACCTATCATTGCGTATTTACCTACGTTTATACTCGGTAAAATAGTAGCGTTTGCTCCAATTGAAGCAAACTGTTCAATGATGATATGTGGAAATTCTACTGGATAAACTTTTGATCTTGGTTTTTTGTCATTTGTAAAAGTTACGTTTGGTCCAATAAAAACATTGTCTTTAATTCTTAAGCCATCCCATAGTTGCACACCAGACTTAACGGTTACATTATTACCAATTTCAACATCATTTTCCACGAACACATTACAATTTATATTGCAATTTGAACCTATTATAGCCCCTTTCAAAACTACCGAAAATTGCCAGATATCTGTATTTTCACCTATCGATTTGGATTGCACATCTGCTAGATTATGTATCATTTGAATTTGTAATTTATAAATTCATCAAAGTCTCTTATATAATCATCTTCAACATAAATTTCAGATGCCAAACAAAGTAAAACAGCGTTATGAGAAAATTTAATTGTCCTCCAATACATTTTCGGTATGTACAATCCTTTTTCAGGTGAATCTAAAATAAAATTTAGTTTTTCTCCATTTGGATTAATTAACTCGAACTCAATTTTACCACTTACAGCAAAAATACACTGCTGCAAAACTTTATGGGCATGATGTCCTCTTGTAACTTGGTTAGGTGTATAATACGTCCAGTATACTCGTTTAATTTCAAAAGAAATTTGATTTTGATACTCAGCAACGGTTATATAACCTAAGTCAGAACTACCTATTGACTTTAAGTTAAATACATGCGGTTTGTTTGATTCTTGTATCACTTAGTTATTGTTTTTAATATTATTGTGAAATGTAATCTAGATTAATTTACAGCAACTCAAGTAAATTTTACAGCTGTTTTTTTATTAATTTAAATACTTTGCAAAAATGCTTTGATATATTTATTTCTTTTACTATTTTAATGTATATATCTATGTGATTGGATATGTCTTTGCTGTTTGATCATCATATTTAATTTAAACAATTGACTTTAAGAATATGATTTGATTTATATTAAACTTTAAATTGAGAATTTGTAAATACTGTAGTTTTTAGTGAATTTATTTAAAGCAGCTAAAAAATTGCGTCCTTTTCATCTACACTAAACCAAATTAACGTTTAAGAAATTATATCAGCTAATCATCCACTATCTATAAACTCAACGACTGGGTATTTCTTAACCAATTGTTGTAAAACCTCTCTCAGCATTGCTAGGTTTTATCTTTGTGATTTTGGTCTAGCCTGCCTGCATAATTAATACGATGACTTCCAATAATGGCAGGTTTTTTTTGTCAAAAGCAGTTTGTATTTCTTTTAATGTTGAATTAACTCAGTCTTTATGCGGAGCTAAATAAGGTTCGAAAAAGCCATTCCTAGGCGCATGGATGATACCACTAGATTTATCTCTTTCACCTATATAATGAGGTTTCCTGTTATAATTGGTTTTTTTATAATGCCTTGGCTCATATTGTAACTTGATGCCTTGCAGTGTCTTTATTTCTGCTAGCATTAAGTTAGGATGAATATCTGAATGCCATGTATAGGCTAGAATAATAAAGCTTTTTGTTTTAAAACTAAATTGGTTTTAAAATTTTTTCGCACTGTCTAACACCTACTTTTTATGGTAATCGATTTCAGCTTCCACATTATAAATATCTAAAGATGCTTGTAAATTTAAACGGTTTTGTTTTACGAGCGCTTGATAAGGAATTCCCCAAGTTTCCAAATCAAAAGCTTTTAGCAATTCTTTATTTCCTGCTCTTAGTTCAGCTAACCACGCCAAGGCATGAAGATGTTCTCTACCATGTAATTGAGGTATAAATAGTTTTTTTTGTACCCCGTTTTGCCAAAGACCAAATAAATCTTCTTCTTGGCTATATTCCTTTAAGGTCTCTGTAAACTGTAAACGGTTTGTAATAAAATTCCTCAAAATTTGAAGCTTTATTTACCTCGAAAGCGGGTTTGAAACCCATAGGCAGTTAAAAGCAGGATTTCTTTTAGCATCTTTAGCCGAAACAAGCACATCAAATAAAGCTGTTATATCCTCAGCTTTTAAACTACTGTCTAATTGAGTGTATAGAACACTGGTTACCACACTTATTATCTCATTTAATTTATCTGGTGTTTTTTTATCTTTAGTTCTTATACTTCCCCAATCGTCTGATTCAATGATTAGAATTTTACTTTGGATTCGCCAACTTGGAATATTAGATAGGTTTCTGATTATATTTTTTAACCTTAAAATCTACTAATTTTTAATTCTTTTTCAATCAAAAGCTGGATTCAAGTCTTAAATATACGATCCCATTTTTTATAAGACTCTTCGTAAGAGAACTTAGTTACGTGTTCATAACCGTTGACGGCTAATTGATTCAACTTAGAAGAGTTCATTATCAAATCTTTGGTTTCCTCTACATATTTATCGATATTAAAAGGAGTAACTAAGATGCCATTTTCATTATGTATCACAATGTCTAGAGCCGCTGCATACGAGTTAAAGAGCACTGGCACGCAACCAAAGCTTTGGGCTTCGACCAAGACATTTCCAAAACCTTCATACGCAGAAGTCATGTGAAAAATTTTAGCTCTTTTATAATATTCGTTGGGGTTATCTTTACCAAAGAAAATTACTCTGTCTAGCTTATGTGCTTTGCAAAAGGCTTCCATTTTGTTCCTTTCTTCACCATGCCCAACTACCCAGAATTTCCAATCTGGAATTTCACCATGTAGCTTTTTCCAAATTTGTAGCAAAAGGTCCACTCTTTTCTGAGGAACATTTAGACGTCCCACGAATAACACGATATTTTCTTTATCTAAAGTAGCAATATCTAATTTCGGCCTTTGGAAAGGATTTCCTATACCGAAGATTTTAGCATCAAATTTTTTAAGTGAAGGTGCTAGAAAAAAGAGTTCAGGCTTAAATCTTTCAGATAGCATCACGAAAGCATCAGTGTTTTTAACAATAAAACGCAGTTCAATATTTTGTTTTAAAATATGGTATCCTAAAATAAATTTTCTGGTAAGGAAGATATTTAAAAAATCTATTTTTTTACTTTTAAACAGTTCTTTTATAATGTCTTTATGGTTGCCATAGAAATTGAGCGGGTTGATCCGCAAGGTATTGATCATCTTTGTTTTTAATGGTTTATTTTTAAGTAGTAACTTGGTTAAACTCAAAGAATATCCCTTTTGATTTATAATAAAATCAACAGCCTCTTTTTCTAAAATAATTTTTAATTGATTTTCATCTTTTATATTAATATAATAAAGTGTGATCCCTTCAAAATCTTCTTGTGCAGTGGCGTGGTTTCCAACAGAAATAATAATGGAATAGTGTTGGTTTGATTGAAAAATCTTAGCTAACTTAGATGAGCTCCTTTGAACCCCACCAGCATTTGGATCCAATTTTTGAGTTAAAAATAGTGCAATATTCATAGTCGATTAGTTTTATAAAAATATTCCTATAGCCGTTCGTATTGAAAAGTCGTCATCTCCCAAAAACCAAGACACCTGTGGAAGAAAGACAGAAAATAGACTAAAATTTTCGAGTAAATAAGAAACTTGAAACAAAAACATCGGGATAGAGAAAATTAAAAACAAACTCAAGCCTTT
It contains:
- a CDS encoding DegT/DnrJ/EryC1/StrS family aminotransferase yields the protein MIKFLDLKAINLQYQSEIEAAIKKVIDSGWYIKGKAVEDFEINFANYCGVNHCIGVANGLDALILIFRGLILQGKLEEGDEVIVPANTYIASILALTQNGLIPVLVEPDETSFNLSLDRVKSKITHSTKAILSVHLYGQLAEDISSFCEENHLLLIEDAAQAHGARTEHGKKAGSFGIAAGFSFYPGKNLGALGDAGAVTTNDKELAKLIGQLGNYGSEKKYHNSLPGINSRLDELQAAILDVKLKYIDEDIIKRRKAATYYSKHITNPKINLAKWDKETVNHVFHLFVIRCEQRDQLQDYLTVNGIQTVIHYPIPPHKQQAYKAWNSFSFPITEQIHREVLSIPLSPVITREEQDQVIKVLNDF
- a CDS encoding acyltransferase — its product is MIHNLADVQSKSIGENTDIWQFSVVLKGAIIGSNCNINCNVFVENDVEIGNNVTVKSGVQLWDGLRIKDNVFIGPNVTFTNDKKPRSKVYPVEFPHIIIEQFASIGANATILPSINVGKYAMIGAGAVVTKNVLAHQVVIGNPAKLIGYITPDSIRVSVALLGEDGFNYKYESENLIKLK
- a CDS encoding sugar 3,4-ketoisomerase, giving the protein MIQESNKPHVFNLKSIGSSDLGYITVAEYQNQISFEIKRVYWTYYTPNQVTRGHHAHKVLQQCIFAVSGKIEFELINPNGEKLNFILDSPEKGLYIPKMYWRTIKFSHNAVLLCLASEIYVEDDYIRDFDEFINYKFK
- a CDS encoding glycosyltransferase, encoding MNIALFLTQKLDPNAGGVQRSSSKLAKIFQSNQHYSIIISVGNHATAQEDFEGITLYYINIKDENQLKIILEKEAVDFIINQKGYSLSLTKLLLKNKPLKTKMINTLRINPLNFYGNHKDIIKELFKSKKIDFLNIFLTRKFILGYHILKQNIELRFIVKNTDAFVMLSERFKPELFFLAPSLKKFDAKIFGIGNPFQRPKLDIATLDKENIVLFVGRLNVPQKRVDLLLQIWKKLHGEIPDWKFWVVGHGEERNKMEAFCKAHKLDRVIFFGKDNPNEYYKRAKIFHMTSAYEGFGNVLVEAQSFGCVPVLFNSYAAALDIVIHNENGILVTPFNIDKYVEETKDLIMNSSKLNQLAVNGYEHVTKFSYEESYKKWDRIFKT